The Geitlerinema sp. PCC 9228 genome contains a region encoding:
- the phnE gene encoding phosphonate ABC transporter, permease protein PhnE: MLEREQKRITPLRIGYLAIAIAILILSYWQSELNFITLFQGSGNIGTYLIAYFPPDFTYWKTYLGDTLVTISMGIWGTLMAAIAAIPLSVLASGNISPVWVVQPTRRFLDAMRAINEIVFALMFVTAVGLGPFAGVMALSVHTTGILGKLFSEAVEAIDPGPVEGIRATGASKIQEIIFGVIPQVIPLWASFALYRFESNVRSAAVVGIVGAGGIGVSLYQSFMSFEYQKVCAILIILVLATGSIDTVSGKLRGWLV, translated from the coding sequence ATGTTGGAACGGGAGCAAAAACGCATTACTCCCTTGCGAATTGGCTATTTGGCGATCGCGATCGCAATTTTAATTCTTTCCTACTGGCAAAGCGAGCTAAACTTCATCACCCTATTTCAGGGCAGTGGCAATATTGGCACCTATTTAATTGCCTATTTTCCCCCAGATTTTACCTATTGGAAAACCTATCTAGGGGATACCCTAGTCACCATTTCCATGGGAATTTGGGGAACCTTAATGGCTGCTATAGCTGCTATCCCTCTGTCCGTACTGGCTTCGGGAAACATCAGTCCGGTTTGGGTGGTACAACCCACGCGACGATTCCTCGATGCCATGCGAGCCATTAACGAAATTGTCTTTGCATTGATGTTTGTTACCGCCGTGGGATTGGGGCCCTTTGCCGGAGTTATGGCTTTATCCGTACACACCACTGGTATTTTAGGCAAACTGTTTTCAGAGGCAGTGGAAGCAATCGACCCCGGACCAGTAGAGGGAATTCGTGCCACGGGTGCCAGCAAAATCCAAGAAATTATTTTTGGCGTGATTCCCCAGGTAATTCCTTTGTGGGCATCGTTTGCCTTATATCGTTTCGAGTCGAACGTACGTTCGGCGGCGGTGGTGGGAATTGTGGGTGCCGGTGGCATTGGGGTTTCCCTCTATCAGAGTTTTATGTCCTTTGAGTATCAAAAAGTATGTGCAATTTTAATTATTTTGGTGCTGGCTACGGGGTCTATCGATACGGTTTCTGGAAAATTACGCGGTTGGTTGGTTTGA